A region of Plantactinospora sp. BC1 DNA encodes the following proteins:
- a CDS encoding DUF3027 domain-containing protein: protein MTRSTTARAARLDQVCASAVDVAREGITEVDPADVGDHQGAIAEGDRLVTHLFECRMAGYQGWQWAVTVTRVPRSRHVTICETFLLPGPDALLAPSWLPWQERLQPGDLGVGDLLPTPPDDERLVPGYLLSDDPAVEETSWELGLGRPRVMSREGRMETAQRWYDGDHGPSAPIAVAAPRAARCGTCGFYLPLAGALRQSFGVCGNFFAPDDGRAVSADHGCGAHSETLVESPETPVDELPTIYDDSEVEAIAVSRAPGSVEAAEPPEPYGHG, encoded by the coding sequence GTGACCAGGAGCACCACGGCCAGAGCCGCCCGTCTCGACCAGGTCTGTGCCAGCGCCGTCGACGTGGCGCGGGAGGGCATCACCGAGGTCGACCCGGCCGACGTCGGCGACCACCAGGGGGCGATCGCCGAGGGCGACCGGCTCGTGACGCATCTCTTCGAGTGTCGGATGGCCGGCTACCAGGGCTGGCAGTGGGCGGTGACGGTGACCCGGGTGCCGCGCAGCCGGCACGTCACCATCTGCGAGACGTTCCTGCTGCCCGGCCCGGACGCGCTGCTCGCGCCGAGCTGGCTGCCCTGGCAGGAGCGGCTCCAGCCGGGTGACCTCGGCGTCGGCGACCTGCTCCCCACCCCGCCGGACGACGAGCGGCTGGTCCCCGGCTATCTGCTCTCCGACGATCCGGCGGTGGAGGAGACGTCCTGGGAGCTGGGCCTCGGGCGGCCCCGGGTGATGTCCCGGGAGGGCCGGATGGAGACCGCCCAGCGCTGGTACGACGGTGATCACGGACCGAGCGCGCCGATCGCGGTCGCCGCGCCTCGGGCGGCCCGCTGTGGCACCTGTGGCTTCTATCTTCCGCTGGCCGGCGCGCTGCGCCAGTCCTTCGGGGTCTGCGGAAACTTCTTCGCCCCCGACGACGGCCGGGCGGTCAGCGCCGACCACGGCTGCGGGGCGCACTCCGAGACGCTTGTCGAGTCGCCGGAGACGCCGGTCGACGAGCTGCCGACGATCTACGACGACAGCGAGGTCGAGGCGATCGCGGTCAGCCGGGCACCCGGCTCGGTCGAGGCCGCCGAGCCTCCGGAGCCGTACGGGCACGGCTGA
- a CDS encoding DUF2530 domain-containing protein: MSEEEPRIEPLDPPMVPFAVAGIVVWAVVGLVLLVFFRDWLADTGREHWLWTCLAGFLAGFAGLAVMLRHDANRRRARR; the protein is encoded by the coding sequence ATGTCGGAGGAGGAGCCGCGGATCGAGCCGCTCGACCCGCCGATGGTCCCGTTCGCCGTCGCCGGGATCGTGGTCTGGGCGGTCGTCGGGCTGGTGCTGCTGGTCTTCTTCCGGGACTGGCTCGCCGACACCGGCCGTGAGCACTGGCTCTGGACCTGCCTGGCCGGTTTCCTCGCCGGCTTCGCCGGGCTGGCCGTGATGCTCCGGCACGACGCCAACCGCCGCCGCGCCCGCCGGTGA
- a CDS encoding maleylpyruvate isomerase N-terminal domain-containing protein produces the protein MRLLECLAADQARLRQVASADLAAAVPSCPDWTVADLVRHVATVYLHKVECMRTGRIPSSWPPDLSGEEPLALLDRACLALRAEFDSRDPGALAPTWYDPDQTVGFWLRRMAQETVVHRVDAELAVAGAVTEIPADLAVDGIDEVLRIFLGYGSRRWPERFIDVLPDSAIRLLATAGPASWQIRLGPEGATVAADRAAVARATAAPPGTDRPDAASERGSAGAGAAGGGASATGEAATSGPAADPPSEAGPAATISASPERLLLWLWRRSAADAVGWTGDRAAVDRLRLALAPATR, from the coding sequence GTGCGACTTCTGGAGTGCCTGGCCGCCGACCAGGCCCGGCTGCGCCAGGTCGCCTCCGCCGATCTGGCCGCCGCCGTGCCGAGCTGTCCGGACTGGACCGTCGCCGACCTGGTCCGGCACGTCGCCACGGTCTACCTGCACAAGGTGGAGTGCATGCGGACCGGACGGATCCCGTCGTCGTGGCCGCCGGACCTCTCCGGAGAGGAGCCGTTGGCGCTGCTCGACCGGGCATGTCTCGCGCTGCGCGCCGAGTTCGACAGCCGGGATCCGGGCGCGCTCGCCCCCACCTGGTACGACCCGGACCAGACCGTCGGCTTCTGGCTCCGACGGATGGCACAGGAGACGGTCGTGCACCGGGTGGACGCGGAGCTGGCGGTCGCCGGGGCCGTGACGGAGATCCCCGCCGACCTCGCCGTCGACGGCATCGACGAGGTGCTGCGGATCTTCCTGGGCTACGGCAGCCGGCGGTGGCCCGAGCGCTTCATCGACGTACTCCCCGATTCCGCGATCCGGCTCCTGGCCACCGCCGGGCCGGCGAGCTGGCAGATCCGGCTCGGTCCGGAGGGTGCGACGGTCGCCGCCGACCGGGCCGCGGTCGCCCGCGCCACGGCGGCGCCACCGGGCACCGACCGGCCGGACGCGGCATCCGAGCGGGGGTCGGCCGGTGCCGGTGCGGCCGGCGGTGGGGCGTCGGCGACCGGCGAGGCAGCGACGTCCGGGCCGGCCGCCGATCCGCCGTCGGAGGCCGGGCCGGCGGCGACCATCAGCGCCAGTCCGGAGCGGTTGCTGCTCTGGCTCTGGCGGCGCTCGGCCGCCGACGCCGTCGGCTGGACCGGCGACCGGGCGGCCGTCGACCGGCTGCGCCTGGCGCTCGCCCCGGCGACCCGATGA
- a CDS encoding MarR family winged helix-turn-helix transcriptional regulator, which translates to MTEWTVMAKHMPPAQLATLLRDAITRLNRRVRQTRPVGDLTGTQLSALTSLELAGALTPRELADTERVQPPTMTKIVARLEERGLVQRTPHPTDGRQVILSTTDTGRAMLAQFDRARNRWLAVRLAELTPEERDALQRAAEILQKVARD; encoded by the coding sequence GTGACGGAGTGGACGGTGATGGCGAAGCACATGCCACCGGCGCAGCTCGCGACGTTGTTGCGCGACGCGATCACCCGACTCAACCGACGGGTACGGCAGACCCGGCCGGTCGGCGACCTCACGGGGACCCAGCTCTCCGCGTTGACCAGCCTGGAGCTGGCCGGCGCGCTGACCCCCCGCGAGCTGGCCGACACCGAACGGGTCCAGCCGCCGACGATGACCAAGATCGTCGCCAGGTTGGAGGAGCGCGGCCTCGTGCAGCGCACCCCCCATCCGACCGACGGTCGGCAGGTCATCCTCTCGACCACCGACACCGGCCGCGCGATGCTCGCCCAGTTCGACCGGGCCCGCAACCGCTGGCTGGCCGTCCGGCTCGCCGAGCTGACCCCGGAGGAACGCGACGCGCTCCAGCGCGCCGCGGAGATCCTGCAGAAGGTGGCGCGCGACTGA
- a CDS encoding 2'-5' RNA ligase family protein encodes MRLFVAVYPPPEALDDIVAQTRRLRIGAAADTGTNVRLTARSTLHVTVAFLGEVPDDRLPAVQEALSRAVESWRHPSIRRRRAPDPGPLDPGPLDPGPLDPGPLDPGPSGPGASGSRSVGPAGEPQARRAPRLQLGGGGRFGRGRFTVLWVGLLGEVDALRQLAATVRRELRRSRLPSDHRPLRPHLTLARPGDRLDRESLDEDLRTLDGYLGPSWPATELVLVRSHLGPRPTYDRLATWPL; translated from the coding sequence ATGCGGCTCTTCGTCGCCGTCTATCCGCCGCCGGAGGCGCTGGACGACATCGTCGCGCAGACACGTCGGCTCCGGATCGGCGCGGCGGCCGACACCGGGACGAACGTACGGCTGACCGCCCGGTCGACCCTGCACGTCACCGTCGCCTTCCTCGGCGAGGTACCGGACGACCGGCTGCCCGCGGTGCAAGAGGCGCTCTCCCGGGCCGTCGAGTCGTGGCGGCACCCGTCAATCCGGCGCCGACGCGCACCCGATCCGGGACCGCTCGATCCGGGACCGCTCGATCCGGGACCGCTCGATCCGGGACCGCTCGATCCGGGACCGTCCGGGCCGGGAGCGTCCGGGTCGAGATCGGTCGGGCCGGCCGGGGAGCCGCAGGCGCGGCGGGCGCCCCGGCTCCAGCTCGGTGGCGGTGGACGGTTCGGGCGGGGACGGTTCACGGTGCTCTGGGTGGGGCTGCTCGGCGAGGTGGACGCCCTGCGCCAACTGGCCGCGACGGTCCGGCGGGAGCTGCGCCGCTCCCGGTTGCCATCCGACCACCGGCCGCTGCGGCCACACCTCACGCTGGCCCGCCCCGGTGACCGGCTGGACCGGGAGAGCCTCGACGAGGACCTGCGTACCCTCGACGGATATCTCGGGCCGTCCTGGCCGGCGACCGAGCTGGTGCTGGTACGCAGCCACCTCGGCCCCCGGCCGACGTACGACCGGCTGGCGACCTGGCCGCTGTAG
- a CDS encoding MFS transporter, whose product MRAKLSTTFQSLTVRNYRLFATGQFIKLIGVWMMFTTQDWLVLDLSDNSASALGVVIALQFTPVLLLTLLSGRLADRYDKRVLLFIANCTWSLLALGMSVLVITGVVQLWHVFVFAGLLGVANAVETPVRQSFVSELVGTPLLPNALALSAATFNSARIIGPAVAGVAIALFDVGPVFLVSALSSIAPVVCVVLMRATELHREELPPLAERGSARVIDGLRYVARRSDLVLPMVLMSVMGLALFNFQLTLSALAKTTFNTGAASFGLFTTALAVGALAGALAGSGRRSRPSVWTVLGAAVATGACGTLVGLAPTYWLVVALLPLTGFFMVFFAQASNQRVQLGVDAAFRGRVMSLWVLVFLGTNPVGAPIIGWIAERYGAGASIWIGGLISLATAGTALIWQLHRTGTRLRLRILPLPRFYVVHPADT is encoded by the coding sequence GTGCGGGCAAAGCTGAGCACCACCTTCCAGTCCCTTACGGTTCGCAACTACCGGCTCTTCGCCACCGGTCAGTTCATCAAGCTGATCGGCGTGTGGATGATGTTCACCACACAGGACTGGCTCGTCCTGGATCTCTCGGACAACTCGGCCTCGGCACTCGGCGTGGTGATCGCACTCCAGTTCACCCCGGTACTCCTGCTGACCCTGCTCTCCGGCCGCCTCGCCGACCGGTACGACAAGCGGGTACTCCTGTTCATCGCCAACTGCACCTGGAGCCTCCTGGCGCTCGGCATGAGCGTGCTGGTCATCACCGGTGTGGTGCAGCTGTGGCACGTCTTCGTCTTCGCCGGCCTGCTCGGGGTGGCGAACGCGGTCGAGACCCCGGTACGCCAGTCCTTCGTCTCCGAACTCGTCGGTACCCCGCTGCTGCCCAACGCGCTGGCACTCTCCGCGGCCACCTTCAACTCGGCCCGGATCATCGGCCCGGCGGTGGCCGGGGTGGCGATCGCCCTCTTCGACGTCGGCCCGGTCTTCCTGGTCAGCGCGCTCAGCTCGATCGCCCCGGTGGTCTGCGTGGTGCTGATGCGCGCGACCGAGCTGCACCGCGAGGAGCTGCCCCCGCTCGCCGAGCGGGGTTCCGCCCGGGTGATCGACGGACTCCGGTACGTCGCCCGCCGCTCCGACCTGGTCCTGCCGATGGTGCTGATGTCGGTGATGGGACTGGCCCTGTTCAACTTCCAGCTCACCCTCTCGGCGCTGGCGAAGACCACCTTCAACACCGGTGCCGCCTCGTTCGGCCTCTTCACCACCGCGCTCGCGGTGGGCGCGCTCGCCGGGGCGCTGGCCGGCAGCGGCCGGCGCAGCCGACCGTCGGTCTGGACCGTGCTGGGCGCCGCGGTGGCGACCGGCGCCTGCGGCACCCTGGTCGGGCTCGCCCCGACGTACTGGCTGGTGGTGGCGTTGCTGCCGCTGACCGGGTTCTTCATGGTCTTCTTCGCCCAGGCGTCCAACCAGCGGGTCCAGCTCGGCGTGGACGCGGCGTTCCGGGGTCGGGTCATGTCGCTCTGGGTGCTGGTCTTCCTCGGCACCAACCCGGTCGGCGCGCCGATCATCGGCTGGATCGCCGAGCGCTACGGCGCCGGTGCGAGCATCTGGATCGGCGGGCTGATCTCGCTGGCCACCGCCGGTACGGCGCTGATCTGGCAACTGCACCGCACCGGTACCCGGCTGCGGCTGCGCATCCTCCCGCTGCCCCGCTTCTACGTGGTGCACCCGGCCGACACGTGA
- a CDS encoding MFS transporter → MPLFTRSGRSVPGRVVGTGIRAVRLLFRGSLGSARWTGRRVARVRAKGAGGETGMVRLFDLHAASCAGDTLITIGLAGTIFFNAPLGEARSKVALYLLITMVPFALLAPVVGPLLDHFRHGRRYALAATMLGRAFLAWLISDYIHGFGLYPAAFGVLALSRAYGVARSAAVPRLLPAGIGLSQAGARASVYGSIAGGVVVPIGLAAFWFGPQWPLRVASVIFLVGMVIALRLPPRADSDPPETVPRAFQALRPGRNGRERALSRSGPGGRLVISALVGSAALRGIYGFLLLFLAFAIKAGDLETELFGRQYGAEVALGVVGGGLGVGTFLATALGTRLRIHRPVALQAAGLVVVTGVGVLATLRFSLLLVALLCLVTAVTSGIAKLAVDASIQERVPERLRATGFAHSETVLMLAFVAGGGLGLVPLDGRIGVGLLTGLAAVGTVWAFTVATRLRGERLSGRAMAEADAAPPDDQRPTDDPAPTSPVPTSPAPVLNRRGDDGEPAGGVAPQDDEETELAPPGYHIYRPSSAVPGTGPGDEGTRRESRGK, encoded by the coding sequence ATGCCGCTGTTCACCCGCTCTGGGCGGTCCGTCCCCGGGCGTGTCGTGGGTACGGGGATCCGCGCCGTCCGGCTGCTCTTCCGGGGTTCGCTCGGCAGCGCCCGCTGGACAGGGCGCCGGGTCGCCCGGGTACGCGCGAAGGGCGCCGGCGGCGAGACCGGGATGGTCCGCCTCTTCGACCTGCACGCCGCCTCGTGTGCCGGCGACACGCTGATCACGATCGGCCTGGCCGGGACGATCTTCTTCAACGCCCCGCTCGGCGAGGCGCGGAGCAAGGTCGCGCTCTACCTGTTGATCACCATGGTGCCGTTCGCGCTGCTCGCGCCGGTGGTCGGGCCGCTGCTCGACCACTTCCGGCACGGGCGCCGCTACGCCCTGGCCGCCACCATGCTGGGGCGGGCCTTCCTGGCCTGGCTGATCTCGGACTACATCCACGGCTTCGGCCTCTACCCGGCCGCCTTCGGCGTACTGGCGCTCTCCCGGGCGTACGGGGTGGCCCGGTCGGCGGCGGTGCCCCGACTGCTGCCGGCCGGGATCGGACTCTCCCAGGCCGGCGCCCGGGCCAGCGTGTACGGCTCGATCGCCGGTGGCGTGGTCGTACCGATCGGACTGGCCGCGTTCTGGTTCGGCCCGCAGTGGCCGCTCCGGGTCGCCTCGGTGATCTTCCTGGTCGGCATGGTGATCGCGTTGCGCCTGCCACCCCGGGCCGATTCCGACCCACCCGAGACGGTGCCGAGGGCCTTCCAGGCGCTCCGACCCGGCCGGAACGGGCGGGAACGGGCGCTCAGCCGCAGCGGTCCGGGCGGCCGGCTGGTGATCAGTGCCCTGGTCGGGAGCGCCGCCCTGCGCGGCATCTACGGCTTCCTGCTGCTCTTCCTCGCCTTCGCGATCAAGGCGGGCGACCTGGAGACCGAACTCTTCGGCCGCCAGTACGGCGCCGAGGTGGCGCTCGGGGTGGTCGGGGGTGGTCTCGGCGTCGGGACGTTCCTGGCCACCGCCCTCGGTACCCGGTTGCGGATCCACCGTCCGGTCGCGCTCCAGGCCGCCGGCCTGGTGGTGGTGACCGGGGTCGGGGTGCTGGCGACGCTCCGGTTCTCCCTGCTGCTGGTCGCCCTGCTCTGCCTGGTCACCGCCGTGACCAGCGGCATCGCCAAACTGGCCGTCGACGCCTCCATCCAGGAACGGGTCCCCGAGCGGCTCCGGGCGACCGGGTTCGCGCACTCCGAGACGGTGCTGATGCTGGCCTTCGTGGCCGGCGGCGGGCTCGGTCTCGTACCGCTGGACGGCCGGATCGGGGTCGGCCTGCTCACCGGGCTCGCCGCCGTCGGTACGGTCTGGGCGTTCACCGTCGCCACCCGGCTGCGCGGCGAGCGGCTCTCCGGGCGGGCGATGGCCGAGGCCGACGCGGCACCGCCGGACGACCAGCGCCCCACCGACGACCCGGCACCCACCTCTCCGGTGCCCACCTCCCCGGCGCCCGTGCTCAACCGGCGCGGTGACGACGGCGAGCCGGCCGGCGGCGTGGCTCCGCAGGACGACGAGGAGACCGAACTCGCGCCGCCCGGCTACCACATCTACCGTCCCTCCTCCGCCGTGCCCGGCACCGGGCCCGGCGACGAGGGCACGCGTCGGGAGAGCCGGGGGAAGTAG
- a CDS encoding NCS2 family permease, protein MDNAPTKPDGRSGAGNAFDRYFEITARGSTVGREVRGGLATFFTMAYIVVLNPLILGNAVDGDGARLAIPALAAATALVAGVMTILMGVVGRFPLALAAGLGVNALVAFEIAPQMTWADAMGLVVIEGVIIAVLVLTGLRTAVFRAVPTQLKTAIGVGIGLFLTIIGLVDAGFVRRIPDAANTTVPVGLGIGGKLVTWPALVFVLGLLVTLVLVVRRVRGAILIGILASTVLAIVVEAIAKVGPSMVDGKPNPAGWSLNVPALPERVVDTPDLHLLGHFDLLGSWQRAGVLVALMFVFTLLITDFFDTMGTMVAVGQEGGLLDEQKMPPRTREILLVDSIAAAAGGAASTSSNTSYIESAAGVAEGARTGAANLVTGGLFLLAMFLAPLVVVVPFEAASVALVIVGFLMMTAVRTIDWNDYEIAIPAFLTIVLMPFTYSISNGIGAGVISFVLVKVARGKAREVHPLLYGVAGLFVVYFLRGPIEAVLF, encoded by the coding sequence ATGGACAACGCCCCGACGAAGCCGGACGGCCGATCCGGCGCCGGTAACGCCTTCGACCGGTACTTCGAGATCACGGCGCGCGGCTCGACGGTGGGCCGGGAGGTGCGTGGCGGGCTCGCCACGTTCTTCACGATGGCCTACATCGTGGTGCTCAACCCGCTGATCCTGGGCAACGCGGTCGACGGCGACGGCGCCCGGCTGGCCATCCCGGCGCTGGCCGCGGCGACCGCCCTGGTGGCCGGGGTGATGACGATCCTGATGGGTGTGGTCGGCCGGTTCCCGCTGGCGCTGGCCGCCGGGCTCGGCGTCAACGCGCTGGTGGCGTTCGAGATCGCCCCGCAGATGACCTGGGCCGACGCGATGGGCCTGGTGGTGATCGAGGGTGTGATCATCGCCGTGCTGGTCCTGACCGGGCTGCGTACCGCCGTCTTCCGGGCGGTGCCGACCCAGCTCAAGACCGCGATCGGGGTCGGCATCGGGCTGTTCCTGACGATCATCGGGCTGGTCGACGCCGGGTTCGTCCGGCGGATCCCGGACGCCGCCAACACCACCGTGCCGGTCGGGCTGGGCATCGGCGGCAAGCTGGTCACCTGGCCGGCCCTGGTCTTCGTACTCGGGCTGCTGGTCACGCTGGTGCTGGTGGTACGCCGGGTGCGGGGCGCGATCCTGATCGGCATCCTCGCCTCGACCGTACTGGCGATCGTGGTGGAGGCGATCGCCAAGGTCGGCCCGTCGATGGTGGACGGGAAGCCGAACCCGGCCGGCTGGTCGCTCAACGTGCCGGCGTTGCCGGAGCGGGTGGTGGACACCCCCGACCTGCACCTGCTCGGTCACTTCGACCTGCTCGGCTCCTGGCAGCGGGCCGGTGTACTGGTCGCGCTGATGTTCGTCTTCACGCTGCTGATCACGGACTTCTTCGACACCATGGGCACGATGGTGGCGGTCGGCCAGGAGGGCGGGCTGCTCGACGAGCAGAAGATGCCGCCGCGTACCCGGGAGATCCTGCTGGTGGACTCGATCGCCGCGGCGGCCGGCGGGGCGGCGAGTACGTCGAGCAACACGTCGTACATCGAGAGTGCCGCCGGGGTCGCGGAGGGTGCCCGGACCGGGGCGGCCAACCTGGTCACCGGCGGGTTGTTCCTGCTGGCGATGTTCCTGGCCCCGCTGGTCGTGGTGGTGCCCTTCGAGGCCGCCTCGGTGGCGCTGGTGATCGTCGGCTTCCTGATGATGACCGCGGTGCGGACGATCGACTGGAACGACTACGAGATCGCCATCCCGGCGTTCCTGACCATCGTGCTGATGCCGTTCACCTACTCGATCTCGAACGGCATCGGGGCCGGGGTGATCAGCTTCGTGCTGGTCAAGGTGGCCCGGGGCAAGGCCCGGGAGGTGCACCCGCTGCTCTACGGGGTGGCCGGGCTCTTCGTGGTCTACTTCCTGCGCGGTCCGATCGAGGCTGTGCTGTTCTAG
- a CDS encoding aldo/keto reductase has product MEYTNLGRTGLSVSRLCLGTMNFGPETSEPDSFAIMDRALEHGINFFDTANVYGRKIGEGVTENILGRWFAQGGDRREKVVLATKVYGRMGDWPNEQGLSARHIVRACDESLRRMRTDWIDLYQMHHVSRSTPWEEIWQAMETLVAQGKVLYVGSSNFAGWHLTRAQESANRRHFLGLVSEQCVYNLMNRFVELEVLPAAEEYGLGVIPWSPLQGGLLGGALRKLAEGGAARTTSEHAGKLLAERRPAIEAYEKFCAELGHDPADVALGWLLTRPAVTAPIIGPRTLAQLDASLGALTVEFTDDTLARLDELFPPLGKGGPGPEAWAW; this is encoded by the coding sequence ATGGAATACACCAATCTCGGCCGGACCGGCCTGTCGGTGAGCAGGCTCTGCCTGGGCACCATGAACTTCGGGCCGGAGACCAGCGAGCCGGACAGCTTCGCCATCATGGACCGCGCGCTGGAACACGGGATCAACTTCTTCGACACCGCGAACGTCTACGGCCGGAAGATCGGCGAGGGCGTCACCGAGAACATCCTCGGACGCTGGTTCGCCCAGGGCGGCGACCGGCGCGAGAAGGTCGTACTGGCGACCAAGGTGTACGGCCGGATGGGCGACTGGCCCAACGAGCAGGGCCTCTCCGCCCGGCACATCGTACGGGCCTGCGACGAGTCGCTGCGCCGGATGCGGACGGACTGGATCGACCTCTACCAGATGCACCACGTCTCCCGGAGCACGCCGTGGGAGGAGATCTGGCAGGCGATGGAGACCCTGGTCGCCCAGGGCAAGGTGCTCTACGTCGGATCGTCCAACTTCGCCGGCTGGCACCTGACCCGGGCGCAGGAGTCCGCGAACCGGCGACACTTCCTCGGGCTCGTCTCCGAGCAGTGCGTCTACAACCTGATGAACCGCTTCGTCGAGTTGGAGGTGCTGCCCGCCGCCGAGGAGTACGGCCTCGGCGTCATCCCGTGGTCGCCGTTGCAGGGCGGGCTGCTCGGCGGCGCGCTCCGCAAGCTGGCCGAGGGCGGGGCGGCGCGGACCACCAGCGAGCACGCCGGCAAGCTGCTCGCCGAGCGTCGGCCGGCGATCGAGGCGTACGAGAAGTTCTGCGCCGAACTCGGGCACGACCCGGCGGACGTCGCGCTCGGCTGGCTGCTGACCCGGCCCGCGGTGACCGCCCCGATCATCGGCCCCCGCACCCTGGCCCAGCTCGACGCGTCGCTCGGCGCGCTGACTGTCGAGTTCACCGACGACACCCTGGCCCGGCTCGACGAACTCTTCCCACCGCTCGGCAAGGGCGGCCCCGGCCCGGAGGCGTGGGCCTGGTAG